AAACTCAGTCTATTTTTATCTTGTCTCTGAGCTGcagcaattcattcattcagccaAAATATTAAAggttataatatttgtttgtctctTGATATCTGAGttataattaaaatgttcttagGCCTTATTTTACAATTCCCTGTGAATCTTCACTCCTGTGTCTGTGGACAAGGACGTGACCTCGTGACATGTCTGTTTCCTTAAAGTAATGTAGTGCAGTGTATCTGTTTGTGGTCTCTTATCTGCATACAGACACATCTAGCATTGGTCTGTTCCTGTTCTAGACCAAAGACCGACCACGTCTATGAAAgcaacagacaaagaaaaagcatttacagtccacactgtgtttacatCTCCATCTTCTGTCATTTACCGAGCCACCCCAGAGAAAGAAGCCCCAGAAGAAGTGGACGGATGAGGAGAGGGCTGCTGTCAATAGGCACGCCATCGCTGAGAAGCGAAATCCCACCAAAGAGGCGTGCTCAAAGTGCCTATTGGCAGAGCCCGCCCTTCAGGCTCGGACAGTGAGGCTTCTCCAGTACCACGTGGCAGACATCATCCGcgggaaaaaaagattttaaattaaatatttttaaggtttttttaaaagaaatttttttatgttatacaataaagaatcttgaatcaaACACTGCTTCTGACCGAGGAACGTGAAGGTTTTCCCGGCGTTGGTGACTGCGTAGGTGAACACCAGACAGTTCTCGCCCTCCAGAACGTCCCGGACCAGACCACGGACAGAACCCTCGAAACACGTTCCTCTGACTGGACTCTGGACCAAACACCTGgacaacaacatgaacacagGGTTCTGCTGCTTCAGTCTGTGGAGCAGCTGCtcgtagatgatgatgatgatgatggagttACCTGAGTGAAGCTGAACCTCTGAGCCGTCTGTGGGAGGGACTTATCACTCTGTcggttttgattgacagctcctCTGAGCTTTCAGGACCACAGTGTCTGTCTGGTCCTTCCATGGTCACACACTCCTGCACAGCGACACAAGACACAATGAGACGACACATCCACTGTAATAGTTCatctttcttattattattattaaaaataaaaatattaatactaacaataattcaaaaataataaagagtgAATTCcacagaaacttgataaatagTGTTTGAGTTGTAGTGCAGTTACTGAACACGGCTCACATGTGCTCAGGTGACGCCTGTGTTACCTGTGATTCTCCGCTGTCGCGCTCAGACGCAGTGAACGGTCGAACCCTCAGATAAACCTGCAGGTTCTCTGACTGCGACGTAGCGCCCTCCTGCTGCATCATCATCTCTGCtaatgcc
This portion of the Solea solea chromosome 4 unlocalized genomic scaffold, fSolSol10.1 SUPER_4_unloc_14, whole genome shotgun sequence genome encodes:
- the LOC131449236 gene encoding kinesin-like protein KIF20A isoform X2; translated protein: MMMQQEGATSQSENLQVYLRVRPFTASERDSGESQECVTMEGPDRHCGPESSEELSIKTDRVISPSHRRLRGSASLRCLVQSPVRGTCFEGSVRGLVRDVLEGENCLVFTYAVTNAGKTFTFLASLSEPEGRALPIGTLSTPLWWDFASQRWRAY
- the LOC131449236 gene encoding kinesin-like protein KIF20A isoform X1, encoding MMMQQEGATSQSENLQVYLRVRPFTASERDSGESQECVTMEGPDRHCGPESSEELSIKTDRVISPSHRRLRGSASLRCLVQSPVRGTCFEGSVRGLVRDVLEGENCLVFTYAVTNAGKTFTFLGRPARPLAPLTSPSRGHAPMLATGVCVCVCVYTPEHRT